From the Streptococcus sanguinis genome, the window TCCTAGAGCATGGAGCACGCCGGCTAGCTCAACTGCTATATAGCCTGCTCCGACAATGGCAACAGAGTCAGGTAACTCTTCCCAAGCGAAGACATCGTCGGAATTCTCTCCGTAGCCTGCGCCAGGGATCTTGGGGATAGCTGCATGAGCACCCGTCGCGATGACAATATGCTTGGCGCGAATAAGCTCACCGTTGACTTGGACAGTGTTTGCATCCACAAAACGGGCACGGCCTTCGATCAGCTCAACCCCATTCCGCTTGAAGCTACCATCGTAAGATGAACGTGCTCGGTCAATATAAGCTTCGCGATTTTTCCGAAGGGTAGCAAAATCAAAAGCTTGATTATCAGAGGTAAAGCCATAATCCGGTCCATAATGCTGGATAGCTTCAGCTATTTGAGCTCCGTACCACATAATCTTCTTTGGGACACAGCCGACATTGACACAGGTGCCACCCAGTTTCTTTTCTTCAATAACGGCAACCTTGGCACCATATTCGCCGGCTCGATTCATGGTAGCAATTCCCCCGCTGCCACCGCCAATAGCAATCATATCAAATTCTTTCATCTTGTTAGAATCTCCTTCTATTATATGAGGTAATTGTACCTTTTTTAGCAGGTGAATGCAAAAATCTGCTACGGATTTAAGTGGAGTGACTATCTGAGATAAAATAGCAACCATTTGTGAAAAACTGTAAATTTTTTTAGAAGAATTATGATAGCCTTGTGATATAATATAACAAAAGAAAATCGTTTTCATCAAGAGGAGGAAAAGAGATGAAAAAGTTAAAGAAATGGCAATTATTTAGCATTATTGGAGCTACGATTGCAGTTGTTGCAGGAGCAATTCTCTTCATGTTTCTAAATGGAGGGAATCCTTCTGAGGCACCGATCGATACGACTCCCTTAGTTCAAAAGGCCAAGGAAGGCTCAGTAGCTTCTTCAGTCTTGCTGACAGGAAATGTCACAGCCAGCAATGAGCAGTACATCTACTATGACAGCACCAAAGGTGACTTGGAAAATGTACTGGTCAATGTTGGTGACCAAGTGACTGCCGGTCAAGCGTTGGTCACTTATAAAAGTGCAGAGGCTCAGGCTGCTTATGATGCGGCTGCTCGGGCGGTTAGCAAAGCCGATCGTCAATTGCATGACTTGCAAACCAATGGTGTGACTGTAAATACAACTGGTGATGAAGAAGCAGATGGGGCGTCTGAAGCTCAGGCTCAGCGTTCTGTGGAGTCTCAGGCAGCTGACCTGCGCGATGCTCGAGCTGATGCAGTTGATAATATGAACAAAGCACAAGCTACTCTCAATGCCTTAACAGTGACCAGCACAGCAGATGGTACGGTCGTAGAAGTCAATCGCGATGTTTCAAAATCAACAACAGGTGCCACTCAAACCTTGGTTCACATCGTCAGCAATGGGAATCTGCAGATTAAGGGTGAATTATCCGAATACAACCTGGCTAACTTGTCTGTCGGTCAAGAAGTGACCATTACATCAAAGGTTTACCCAGACAAGAAATGGACTGGTAAAATCAGCTACATTTCCAACTATCCGAAAGACGGCCAGCAGGCAGCAGCTCAGCCATCTGGAACAGGTGGCAGCGGAACAGCTTCAGGTTCTAAATATCCATTTACAATTGACATTACCAGTGAGATTGGTGAGCTCAAGCAAGGTTTCTCTGTCAACATTGAAGTTAAAAACAATACTCAGGGACTCATTGTACCAGTCAGCAGTGTGGTAATGGACGGAGATAAAAACTATGTTTGGGTTCTGGAAAAAGGAGTTGCTAAGAAGACAGAAGTAACGCTCGGAAATGCTGATGCTGAAAATCAAGAAATCTCATCTGGTTTGACAAAGGATAGTAAAGTTATCATCAATCCGACAGATAGCTTGAAAGACGGTCAAGAGGTGAAATCTTATGAAGAAGCTAATTGAGTTAAAAAATATTAATAAAAGCTATCGCAATGGAGACCAGGAACTGCAGGTATTAAAAGACATCAGTCTGGAGGTTGAAGAGGGCGAGTTTGTTGCCATCATGGGACCGTCTGGATCTGGTAAGTCTACTCTGATGAATATCATTGGGATGCTGGATCGTCCGACCACTGGTGAATATCATCTAGGAAGCGAAGAAGTCGCTAAGCTAGGTGATAAGAAGCTGGCCAAGGTTCGAAATAAGCAAATCGGCTTTGTCTTCCAGCAGTTCTTTCTCTTGTCTAAGCTTAATGCCTTGCAAAATGTGGAACTGCCCTTGATTTATGCAGGTGTCGGTCAATCTAAACGTAAGTCTTTGGCTGAGCAGTTTCTGACCAAGGTGGAGCTGGACACGCGGATGCATCATCTGCCTTCAGAGCTTTCCGGAGGACAGAAGCAGCGGGTAGCCATTGCGCGTGCTTTGGTCAATAATCCCTCTCTGATTCTGGCTGACGAACCGACGGGGGCCTTGGATACCAAGACTGGTGAGCAGATTATGGAGCTCTTAACTGAGCTCAATCGAGAAGGGAAAACCATTATCATGGTAACTCACGAGCCTGAGATTGCGGCCTATGCTAAACGACAGATTGTCATTCGTGACGGTGTCATCTCATCTGATAGCACTAAGGAAGGAGGACTAGTCTAATGCAAAACTGGAAATTTGCCATTAGTTCCATTCTTGGACACAAGATGCGGTCTTTCCTGACTATGATT encodes:
- a CDS encoding efflux RND transporter periplasmic adaptor subunit — its product is MKKLKKWQLFSIIGATIAVVAGAILFMFLNGGNPSEAPIDTTPLVQKAKEGSVASSVLLTGNVTASNEQYIYYDSTKGDLENVLVNVGDQVTAGQALVTYKSAEAQAAYDAAARAVSKADRQLHDLQTNGVTVNTTGDEEADGASEAQAQRSVESQAADLRDARADAVDNMNKAQATLNALTVTSTADGTVVEVNRDVSKSTTGATQTLVHIVSNGNLQIKGELSEYNLANLSVGQEVTITSKVYPDKKWTGKISYISNYPKDGQQAAAQPSGTGGSGTASGSKYPFTIDITSEIGELKQGFSVNIEVKNNTQGLIVPVSSVVMDGDKNYVWVLEKGVAKKTEVTLGNADAENQEISSGLTKDSKVIINPTDSLKDGQEVKSYEEAN
- a CDS encoding ABC transporter ATP-binding protein — its product is MKKLIELKNINKSYRNGDQELQVLKDISLEVEEGEFVAIMGPSGSGKSTLMNIIGMLDRPTTGEYHLGSEEVAKLGDKKLAKVRNKQIGFVFQQFFLLSKLNALQNVELPLIYAGVGQSKRKSLAEQFLTKVELDTRMHHLPSELSGGQKQRVAIARALVNNPSLILADEPTGALDTKTGEQIMELLTELNREGKTIIMVTHEPEIAAYAKRQIVIRDGVISSDSTKEGGLV